A DNA window from Synechococcus sp. UW179A contains the following coding sequences:
- the egtD gene encoding L-histidine N(alpha)-methyltransferase — MTTQTPARPQLIDLHPPNADMQRLVHNGLQREPRQLPAWFLYDNEGSRLFDQICKQPEYSLTRTEITLLESSAADIARAIGSGVIVEFGAGSARKVGPLLAAMHPSAYVALDISADHLHQSMALLQAQHPSMPMLGICCDHSQLDALPDHPLIGGERRVGFFPGSSLGNFTRDEAIALLRRFRRLLDGGPLLLGLDQPKSRSRLEAAYNDAAGISAAFAHNLLQRLNKDLEADFNPDKFHYEAVWQETESRVRMALLSEGHQTVSVGGEPWTFSPGQPLVTEYSVKYSAEMARELANDAGWRWCHRWHDPADDLSLHWLEAAD, encoded by the coding sequence ATGACAACCCAAACGCCTGCGCGTCCTCAACTGATCGATCTGCATCCACCCAATGCAGACATGCAGCGACTTGTGCATAACGGTCTGCAACGCGAACCCCGCCAGCTACCAGCATGGTTTCTGTACGACAACGAGGGATCGCGACTGTTTGACCAGATCTGCAAGCAACCGGAGTACAGCCTCACCCGAACAGAAATCACCCTGCTGGAGTCATCAGCAGCGGACATCGCCCGTGCCATTGGATCAGGGGTGATCGTTGAATTCGGCGCAGGCAGCGCCCGCAAGGTGGGCCCGCTACTGGCGGCGATGCACCCTTCCGCCTATGTGGCTCTCGACATCAGTGCGGACCACCTGCACCAGTCAATGGCATTACTTCAAGCCCAACATCCCAGCATGCCAATGCTGGGAATCTGCTGCGATCACAGTCAGCTCGATGCTCTTCCAGACCATCCATTGATCGGTGGGGAAAGGCGAGTGGGGTTCTTTCCTGGTAGTTCCCTCGGCAACTTCACTCGCGACGAGGCCATTGCGCTGCTGCGCAGATTCAGGCGACTGCTCGATGGAGGACCGCTTTTGTTGGGACTTGATCAACCCAAATCAAGATCCAGGCTGGAGGCCGCCTACAACGATGCCGCAGGGATCTCCGCCGCCTTCGCCCACAACCTGCTGCAGAGACTGAACAAGGATCTGGAGGCCGACTTCAATCCAGACAAGTTCCATTATGAGGCTGTTTGGCAGGAAACAGAGAGCCGTGTGCGCATGGCGCTGCTCAGCGAAGGCCATCAAACGGTGTCGGTGGGTGGTGAGCCATGGACTTTCAGCCCAGGACAGCCCCTTGTGACCGAATACAGCGTCAAGTACTCAGCAGAAATGGCTCGTGAGCTGGCCAATGACGCAGGCTGGCGCTGGTGCCACCGCTGGCACGATCCAGCCGATGACCTCTCCCTGCACTGGCTGGAAGCTGCAGACTGA
- a CDS encoding hercynine metabolism protein, whose amino-acid sequence MSPTWLDQLERNLEERLDAFLRSNPDQDRLVQEQHLQDRQRDLNSRRDQMQIQAKDLRRQLLSLAEQVQAWGERTKKARNAGANDLALRAEKHVNSLMDQGRDLWNELDELGRNFRDLDQQISHLNQKASQQRGHRSLDEDWALFEAHEELEELRRRQGIS is encoded by the coding sequence ATGTCGCCAACATGGCTGGATCAGCTTGAACGGAACCTGGAAGAGCGGTTGGATGCGTTTCTGCGCTCCAATCCCGACCAAGATCGACTCGTGCAGGAACAGCATCTGCAAGATCGACAGCGCGATCTGAACAGCCGACGCGATCAGATGCAGATCCAGGCCAAAGACCTACGACGCCAGCTGTTGTCACTGGCAGAACAGGTTCAGGCCTGGGGAGAACGCACCAAAAAGGCCCGCAATGCCGGAGCCAATGACCTGGCATTGCGCGCTGAAAAACATGTGAACAGCCTGATGGATCAGGGCAGGGATCTTTGGAACGAGCTGGATGAGCTAGGTCGAAATTTCCGAGATCTCGATCAACAGATTTCCCATCTCAATCAGAAGGCTTCACAACAACGAGGACATCGCAGCCTGGATGAAGACTGGGCCTTGTTTGAAGCTCACGAAGAGTTGGAGGAGCTGAGGCGTCGCCAGGGAATTAGCTGA
- the lysS gene encoding lysine--tRNA ligase, which produces MSELRETRLDKAKALRHQGIEPYALNFDPTDRMAQLQAAHADLPNGEERELNVSVAGRVMTRRVMGKLAFFTLSDETGTIQLFLEKSTLGESFAQITALVDAGDLIGVRGILRRTDRGELSVKVAEWSMLTKSLQPLPDKWHGLADVEKRYRQRYLDLIVTPQARETFRRRALTVSAIRRWLDDRDFLEIETPVLQSQPGGADARPFETHHNALDLPLTLRIATELHLKRLVVGGFERVYELGRIFRNEGISTRHNPEFTTVEVYQAYSDYLGMMELTEQMTSAVCKEVCGCQTITYQGTEIELTPPWRRATMHELVQEATGLDFHAYSSREQAAAAMETKGLQVPALADSLGRLLNEAFEQAVESTLIQPTFVMDYPLEISPLARPHRSKPGLVERFELFIVGREHANAFSELTDPVDQRQRLEIQQQRKAAGDLEAQGLDEDFVNALEVGMPPTGGLGIGIDRLVMLLTDSPSIRDVIAFPLLRPEV; this is translated from the coding sequence GTGTCTGAACTGCGCGAGACCCGCTTGGACAAGGCGAAGGCCCTCAGGCATCAGGGTATAGAGCCCTATGCCCTGAATTTCGATCCAACCGATCGGATGGCTCAGTTGCAGGCAGCCCACGCTGATCTGCCTAATGGGGAAGAGCGGGAGCTCAACGTGTCCGTCGCTGGTCGGGTAATGACGCGACGGGTGATGGGAAAACTGGCTTTCTTTACCCTGTCCGATGAGACCGGCACGATCCAGCTGTTTCTAGAGAAGTCGACTCTTGGCGAGTCGTTTGCACAGATCACGGCGCTTGTGGATGCAGGTGATCTGATCGGTGTGCGGGGCATCCTTCGCCGCACTGATCGCGGTGAGCTTTCGGTGAAAGTGGCCGAGTGGAGCATGCTCACCAAATCGCTGCAGCCTTTGCCTGATAAGTGGCATGGACTTGCCGATGTCGAAAAGCGCTACCGACAGCGCTATCTCGACCTGATCGTGACCCCTCAGGCGCGGGAAACGTTCCGGCGGCGTGCGCTAACAGTGAGTGCCATCAGGCGCTGGTTGGATGATCGCGACTTCCTGGAGATTGAGACGCCCGTTCTCCAGAGCCAGCCGGGTGGGGCAGATGCGCGGCCCTTTGAAACCCATCACAACGCTCTGGACCTGCCGCTGACGTTGCGAATCGCCACGGAATTACACCTCAAGAGGCTTGTTGTGGGGGGGTTTGAGCGGGTGTACGAGCTCGGCAGGATCTTCCGCAACGAGGGCATCAGCACTCGACATAACCCTGAATTCACCACAGTTGAGGTCTATCAGGCCTACTCCGATTATCTGGGGATGATGGAGCTCACTGAGCAGATGACCAGTGCAGTCTGCAAGGAAGTTTGCGGTTGCCAGACCATCACCTATCAAGGCACCGAGATAGAACTGACCCCTCCCTGGAGGCGGGCCACCATGCATGAGTTGGTGCAGGAGGCCACCGGCCTTGATTTTCATGCCTACAGCAGTCGGGAGCAAGCCGCAGCGGCTATGGAGACCAAGGGTTTGCAGGTACCTGCCCTAGCAGATTCGCTGGGACGCCTTTTGAATGAGGCGTTTGAACAGGCGGTGGAGTCCACATTGATCCAGCCCACGTTCGTGATGGACTACCCCCTGGAGATTTCGCCTCTAGCTCGTCCGCATCGCAGCAAGCCTGGGTTGGTTGAACGTTTTGAACTATTCATCGTCGGCAGAGAGCATGCCAATGCTTTCAGTGAGCTCACGGATCCTGTTGATCAGCGTCAGCGTCTGGAAATCCAGCAGCAGCGTAAAGCCGCTGGCGATCTGGAAGCACAGGGTTTGGATGAGGATTTTGTCAATGCCCTGGAGGTGGGTATGCCTCCGACGGGTGGCCTCGGCATCGGCATCGATCGATTGGTGATGCTGCTTACGGACAGCCCCTCTATTCGCGACGTGATTGCCTTTCCACTGCTTCGTCCCGAGGTCTGA
- the rpaB gene encoding response regulator transcription factor RpaB: MPEVPSHQFDGDGSLQGAPESVKATLLVVDDEPAVRRVLVMRLQLAGYRVVCAEDGEEALEVFHRESPDLVVLDVMLPKLDGFAVCRRLRAESCVPIIFLSALEAISERVAGLDLGADDYLPKPFSPKELEARIATILRRVGRGSAAAEPRELPTGQGVVRVGDLVVDTNRRQVTRGSERISLTYTEFSLLELLFRDPGHVVPRAEILEQLWGYPPRRAADLRVVDVYVARLRGKLEPDPRNPELILTVRGIGYSSQRMGDNAPAAIAS; encoded by the coding sequence ATGCCCGAAGTCCCATCCCACCAATTTGATGGCGATGGGTCTCTCCAGGGAGCTCCAGAGTCCGTTAAAGCCACTTTGCTTGTTGTGGATGACGAGCCAGCGGTACGTCGCGTCTTGGTGATGCGGCTTCAGCTAGCCGGTTATCGCGTTGTTTGTGCAGAAGATGGCGAGGAAGCTCTTGAAGTTTTCCATCGTGAATCGCCTGACCTGGTGGTCCTCGACGTGATGCTGCCGAAACTCGATGGTTTCGCAGTTTGTCGACGTCTGAGGGCTGAATCCTGCGTACCGATTATTTTCTTGTCAGCCCTTGAAGCCATCTCCGAGCGTGTTGCTGGCCTTGACCTCGGTGCAGACGACTATCTGCCCAAACCTTTCAGTCCCAAGGAATTGGAAGCCAGAATTGCCACGATTCTCCGTCGCGTGGGTCGAGGTTCAGCGGCAGCTGAACCTCGGGAGTTGCCCACAGGCCAAGGAGTTGTTCGCGTAGGCGATCTTGTGGTGGACACCAACCGTCGCCAGGTCACTCGCGGCAGTGAGCGCATTTCACTCACCTATACCGAATTCAGCCTTCTAGAGCTTCTGTTCAGGGATCCAGGGCATGTTGTTCCCCGTGCAGAAATTCTTGAACAGCTCTGGGGCTATCCGCCACGCCGTGCTGCGGACTTGAGAGTGGTCGACGTTTACGTGGCTCGTCTGCGCGGCAAGCTTGAACCTGATCCGCGCAACCCTGAACTAATTCTTACGGTGCGTGGCATCGGTTATTCCTCTCAGAGGATGGGCGATAACGCTCCTGCTGCAATCGCTAGTTGA
- a CDS encoding sugar ABC transporter substrate-binding protein has protein sequence MITSLRRRRFLAGLALSGLSVFIWGCRPGSAPEGTLQLWTLQLAPKFNPYMNGVLGSWDTLHPEAPVRWTDLPWGSVERKLLAAVFARTAPDVVNLNPPFAANLASKGGLTDLTPLLPPGAKQSYLPSVWEAARDPEAGQIAIPWYLTVRLSLVNADLLRQAGLTRAPRRWAEVPSYARRIRERTGRYGLFVTVVPDDSAELLESLVQMGVSLLDARQRAAFNTPAGRKAFAFWTDLYRDGLLPREVVSQGQRRAIELYQSGELALLASGAEFLRSIQTNAPGVAAVTSPQPPLTGSDGTANVALMTLAVPRQSQQAGDAVALALFLTNGTNQARFAREARVLPSSLEALSVIRAELEAEQPSDAAEAQIRDARLLSAETLNSARVLVPATPGVKRLQSIIYTQLQRAMLGQISSDQAVLEAEQQWNRYASARWP, from the coding sequence ATGATTACCTCTTTGCGAAGGCGACGGTTTCTCGCCGGCCTGGCTCTCTCCGGTCTGTCGGTATTCATCTGGGGTTGTCGTCCTGGTTCGGCTCCTGAGGGGACTCTCCAGCTCTGGACGCTGCAGCTGGCGCCAAAGTTCAATCCCTACATGAATGGCGTGCTCGGGTCCTGGGACACGCTCCATCCCGAGGCACCGGTGCGATGGACAGACCTTCCCTGGGGATCGGTGGAGCGCAAGCTGCTGGCGGCTGTGTTTGCACGCACTGCTCCTGATGTGGTGAACCTCAATCCCCCTTTTGCGGCCAATCTGGCCAGCAAGGGTGGCCTGACTGATCTCACACCTCTTTTGCCGCCTGGTGCAAAGCAGAGCTATTTGCCATCGGTCTGGGAGGCGGCAAGGGATCCTGAAGCGGGTCAGATCGCCATCCCCTGGTATTTGACCGTTCGTTTAAGCCTGGTCAACGCTGACCTGCTGCGTCAAGCCGGTCTCACCAGGGCCCCGCGTCGATGGGCGGAGGTGCCTTCGTATGCCCGCAGAATCCGAGAGCGCACTGGTCGTTACGGTCTCTTTGTCACCGTTGTTCCCGACGATTCCGCAGAGCTTTTGGAGTCGCTCGTGCAGATGGGCGTGAGTCTTCTTGATGCTCGTCAGAGAGCCGCTTTCAATACGCCAGCCGGCCGCAAAGCCTTTGCTTTTTGGACTGATCTATATCGCGACGGCTTGTTGCCTCGGGAAGTGGTGAGTCAGGGCCAACGGCGGGCCATTGAGCTGTACCAGAGCGGTGAACTTGCCCTGCTCGCCAGCGGTGCTGAGTTTCTACGCAGCATTCAGACCAATGCCCCAGGTGTGGCTGCTGTGACTTCGCCTCAGCCCCCTCTGACTGGCTCGGACGGTACGGCGAATGTGGCCTTGATGACGCTGGCCGTGCCTCGTCAGAGTCAGCAGGCTGGGGATGCTGTTGCCCTGGCTTTGTTTCTGACCAACGGAACCAATCAGGCTCGTTTCGCCCGCGAGGCGAGGGTGCTGCCGTCTTCTCTTGAAGCGCTTTCTGTGATTCGTGCCGAGCTTGAGGCTGAGCAGCCATCGGATGCGGCCGAAGCACAAATCCGTGACGCGCGTTTGTTGTCGGCCGAGACCTTGAACAGCGCCCGGGTGCTTGTGCCTGCGACTCCGGGGGTGAAGCGCCTGCAGAGCATCATCTACACCCAGTTGCAGCGAGCCATGTTGGGTCAGATCAGCAGTGATCAGGCCGTACTTGAAGCCGAGCAGCAATGGAACCGTTACGCCAGTGCCCGTTGGCCTTGA
- a CDS encoding rod shape-determining protein MreD, which produces MMRLHRQPICVASALLVPSLQMAAPSWINLDGVPPSWAILWLLPWSLVDGPLAGAVAGAAIGLVLDGLSLGDVSQVPALVLMGWWWGRLGRRGPPIQRSLNLGLLAWIGSFVLGLSLWLQWLVLGPSDGLIQSWALHTTIAQALITGLLAPLVGSWQLLLWRRRAPA; this is translated from the coding sequence ATGATGCGCCTGCACCGACAACCCATCTGTGTGGCATCTGCCCTTCTGGTGCCGAGTTTGCAGATGGCAGCACCCTCCTGGATCAACCTGGATGGTGTTCCGCCTAGCTGGGCGATTCTCTGGTTGCTTCCCTGGTCTTTGGTGGATGGTCCGCTTGCCGGTGCGGTTGCAGGAGCTGCGATTGGGCTTGTGCTGGATGGTCTGAGCCTCGGGGATGTCAGTCAGGTCCCTGCTCTTGTCTTGATGGGTTGGTGGTGGGGGCGCCTAGGACGCCGTGGCCCGCCGATTCAGCGCAGCCTCAATCTGGGATTGCTTGCCTGGATCGGCTCATTTGTGCTGGGTCTGTCTTTATGGCTCCAATGGCTTGTGCTGGGACCATCCGATGGACTGATCCAGTCGTGGGCGCTGCATACCACTATCGCCCAAGCTTTGATCACGGGACTGCTGGCACCGTTAGTCGGATCCTGGCAGTTGCTTTTGTGGCGACGGCGAGCACCAGCATGA
- the mreC gene encoding rod shape-determining protein MreC produces the protein MGSSQRPQGARLRSIQRLWPWLALLLALGLVRLSKGAGFADAFALLSRPFWPGSAQREWIETAKQQEQLSRLELLEQDNARLRGLLALDQQSSGDWLQAAVISRTASGWWQQLLLGKGSVEGVSKDDAVIGPGGLVGRVQSVTPTTSNVRLLTAPGSRIGVWLPRTQQHGLLVGLGTARPQLQFLDKDIQVRPGDLVSTSPASTLLPPNLPVAVVQSLNARSVPAPTALVQLIAPPDAIDWVQVKVR, from the coding sequence ATGGGCTCCTCCCAGAGGCCTCAGGGGGCAAGGCTGCGTTCCATCCAGCGGCTGTGGCCGTGGTTGGCGTTGTTGCTGGCTCTTGGCTTGGTGCGACTGAGCAAAGGGGCTGGATTTGCTGATGCCTTCGCCTTGTTGAGCCGGCCCTTTTGGCCAGGCTCTGCGCAGCGCGAGTGGATTGAGACTGCCAAACAGCAGGAGCAGCTCTCCCGTCTGGAGCTTTTGGAACAGGACAATGCACGCCTGAGAGGGCTTTTGGCGCTGGATCAACAGTCATCCGGAGACTGGCTTCAGGCTGCAGTGATCTCACGCACAGCATCGGGCTGGTGGCAGCAGTTGCTGCTGGGCAAAGGCTCTGTTGAAGGCGTGTCGAAGGATGATGCCGTGATCGGCCCTGGAGGTCTGGTCGGCAGGGTCCAGAGCGTGACACCCACCACCAGCAACGTCCGACTGCTTACGGCTCCGGGCAGTCGCATCGGTGTCTGGCTGCCGCGCACCCAGCAGCATGGGCTGCTGGTGGGCCTTGGAACAGCCCGGCCACAGTTGCAGTTTCTCGACAAAGACATCCAGGTCCGTCCAGGTGATCTGGTCAGTACTTCTCCAGCCAGCACTTTGTTGCCCCCGAATCTGCCTGTGGCAGTGGTGCAGTCGCTCAATGCCAGATCGGTACCCGCACCAACCGCTCTCGTGCAGCTGATCGCCCCGCCGGATGCCATCGATTGGGTTCAGGTGAAGGTGCGCTGA
- a CDS encoding rod shape-determining protein: MLFRRFQLSRDIGIDLGTANTLIYVSGKGIVLQEPSVVALDLERGVTMAVGDEAKLMLGRTPGNIRAVRPLRDGVIADFDAAEQMLKTFIQKGNEGRGIVAPRLVVGIPSGVTGVERRAVREAGLAGAREVHLIDEPVAAAIGAGLPVTEPVGTMIVDIGGGTTEVAVLSLGGTVLSESVRVAGDEISDSIGVYLKKVHNLVVGERTAEEIKIRIGSAFPDDEFDQTVMDVRGLHLLSGLPRTIQLQAGDLREAIAEPLNVIVEAVKRTLERTPPELAADIVDRGIMLAGGGALVRGISDLISHETGIFTHIAEEPLLCVVKGCGQVLEDYKRLQRVLDTPEFVRSAAAL, from the coding sequence GTGCTGTTCCGCCGTTTCCAGCTGTCCCGCGATATCGGCATCGACCTGGGTACTGCCAACACCCTGATTTACGTCTCGGGCAAGGGGATCGTTCTGCAGGAACCCTCCGTGGTGGCGCTTGATCTCGAACGCGGCGTGACCATGGCCGTCGGGGACGAGGCCAAGCTGATGCTGGGCCGCACGCCTGGAAATATCCGTGCTGTTCGCCCCCTTCGCGATGGTGTGATCGCCGATTTCGATGCGGCTGAGCAGATGCTGAAAACCTTCATCCAGAAAGGTAATGAAGGCCGCGGGATTGTGGCCCCTCGTCTTGTTGTGGGTATTCCCAGTGGGGTCACCGGTGTGGAGCGTCGTGCCGTGCGTGAGGCAGGTCTTGCAGGAGCACGTGAAGTTCACCTGATTGATGAGCCTGTCGCTGCTGCGATCGGTGCCGGTTTACCGGTCACAGAGCCTGTCGGCACAATGATTGTGGATATCGGCGGCGGCACCACCGAGGTGGCGGTGCTCAGTCTCGGTGGAACAGTACTCAGTGAATCTGTTCGGGTTGCTGGAGACGAAATCAGTGACTCCATCGGCGTCTACCTCAAGAAAGTGCACAACCTTGTGGTTGGCGAGCGCACCGCTGAGGAAATCAAAATTCGCATCGGTTCCGCATTCCCCGACGATGAGTTTGATCAAACAGTGATGGACGTGCGCGGCCTTCATCTCTTATCAGGGCTTCCGCGCACCATTCAGTTGCAGGCAGGGGATCTGCGTGAGGCCATCGCTGAGCCACTGAACGTGATTGTGGAGGCTGTGAAGCGCACCCTCGAGCGCACTCCGCCCGAACTTGCCGCAGATATCGTCGACCGTGGAATCATGCTTGCCGGTGGCGGAGCATTGGTTCGTGGCATCAGTGATTTGATCAGCCATGAGACGGGGATCTTCACCCACATCGCCGAGGAGCCACTCTTGTGTGTAGTGAAGGGTTGTGGTCAGGTTCTTGAGGACTACAAGCGTTTGCAGAGGGTGCTCGACACTCCTGAGTTTGTTCGATCCGCTGCCGCTCTCTGA
- a CDS encoding single-stranded DNA-binding protein, translated as MGVNSVTLVGRAGRDPEVRYFESGSMVANLTIAVNRRSRDDEPDWFNLEIWGKQAQVAADYVKKGSLLGIIGSFKLDRWNDRNSGEERSKPVVRVDRLELLGSKRDNQDAGGSFGGGSPSEEEVPF; from the coding sequence ATGGGTGTCAACTCCGTGACTTTGGTTGGCCGTGCCGGCCGAGATCCAGAAGTAAGGTATTTCGAATCGGGAAGCATGGTGGCCAATCTCACCATCGCCGTGAACCGCCGCAGCCGCGACGACGAGCCCGACTGGTTCAATCTTGAAATCTGGGGAAAACAGGCTCAGGTGGCAGCGGACTACGTGAAGAAGGGATCCCTGCTAGGCATCATCGGCAGCTTCAAACTGGATCGCTGGAACGACCGCAACAGTGGAGAAGAGCGCAGCAAACCAGTGGTTCGGGTTGATCGGCTTGAACTTCTGGGCTCGAAGCGAGACAACCAGGATGCTGGCGGCAGTTTTGGTGGCGGCAGCCCCAGCGAAGAGGAAGTTCCCTTCTGA
- a CDS encoding DedA family protein, with product MGLTEFVSQLPEWIGQAVESNPWAGYAAIFAAMFLENLFPPIPSELIMPLGGFYVQQGQLQLVPVVIAGLLGTVLGALPWYGVGRLINEERIEQWLSRHGRWIGISPEELSRSRRWFSRYGTALVFWGRLVPGIRTLISVPAGIELMPITPFLIWTTAGSLIWTLLLTVAGIVLGEGYSNVEAWIDPVSKVIKVLLVVAVLAGAIWVALRIWRRRQSAD from the coding sequence ATGGGGCTCACCGAATTTGTTTCACAGCTGCCTGAGTGGATTGGCCAGGCAGTTGAGTCCAATCCCTGGGCGGGATATGCCGCAATTTTTGCGGCTATGTTCCTAGAGAACCTGTTCCCCCCGATTCCCTCCGAGCTAATCATGCCTCTTGGAGGTTTTTATGTTCAGCAAGGGCAGCTGCAGTTGGTTCCTGTTGTGATTGCAGGTTTGTTGGGCACCGTCCTCGGAGCTCTGCCCTGGTATGGCGTTGGCCGTCTGATCAATGAAGAACGCATCGAGCAGTGGCTGAGTCGTCATGGTCGCTGGATCGGTATAAGCCCTGAGGAGTTGTCTCGTAGTCGCCGTTGGTTCAGCCGATATGGAACTGCTCTGGTGTTCTGGGGGCGTCTCGTGCCAGGCATTCGCACTCTGATCTCAGTGCCTGCTGGCATTGAATTAATGCCGATTACGCCGTTCCTGATCTGGACGACTGCCGGCAGTCTGATCTGGACCTTGTTGCTGACTGTTGCCGGCATTGTCCTTGGTGAGGGTTACAGCAATGTGGAGGCCTGGATCGATCCGGTCAGCAAGGTGATCAAGGTGCTGCTGGTGGTCGCTGTGCTGGCAGGGGCTATCTGGGTGGCACTTCGGATTTGGAGGCGTCGTCAGTCCGCCGATTGA
- a CDS encoding glucosyltransferase domain-containing protein produces the protein MAQQRFFDHWSGLLQEPALQRQWSAAFVAGLIMLLPLILGVDLYVDDLERAMDGRLSWVRVGRPGADVLVEWLNFGRPATAVSPLYTLLAIAVLSAVGVVCARAYGVRSPLWTALASLPLMAQPYALQAMSYGFDSLFMAVSLACAVTAALLVNLNSHWRVVAGAWILQLLSFNLYQPGANGFLVMTGCLCVASALDLLNRPWQVLSLPRRLWMSALVYAGGYGTYRLLIALFFEHRLNGYAISSAELKPLDASLPLEVFKSAIEPLQQLLRDFGHWPLVLPFLLLGFVYVALVIQWRSWKVALSAVTALLLVALVAPGGMLLLSESFVRHPRVLLYFGPLLTSVILQLLALSRLVERPLWRLGVIPMIWLMVVVSYAYGHAFAAQGRFEQSRLSRIVGAASVLQARAPEKHLRALAVEGTMPRSPVLQNTAKKFPLIDRLIPPLLDGNTTFSMTQLRLHGLQFEQRRPSQLKTSGSDQCEPSIDAICTSEFSLQRIGDRDLLLQLNPKLASKRPRT, from the coding sequence ATGGCACAACAAAGATTTTTTGATCATTGGTCTGGACTTCTCCAGGAGCCTGCACTGCAGCGTCAGTGGTCGGCTGCTTTTGTGGCGGGATTGATAATGCTATTGCCGTTGATTCTTGGGGTCGATCTTTATGTCGATGACCTCGAGCGGGCCATGGATGGACGTCTTTCATGGGTGCGTGTAGGCCGCCCCGGCGCTGATGTCTTGGTGGAGTGGCTGAATTTCGGTCGTCCTGCCACGGCAGTTTCTCCGCTTTACACACTGCTGGCCATCGCTGTGTTATCCGCTGTTGGAGTTGTTTGCGCCCGCGCTTATGGCGTTCGCTCTCCGCTCTGGACGGCTCTTGCCAGCCTGCCGTTGATGGCGCAGCCCTATGCGTTGCAAGCCATGTCGTATGGCTTCGATTCCTTGTTCATGGCGGTGTCTCTGGCCTGTGCAGTAACAGCTGCATTGCTTGTGAATCTGAACAGCCATTGGCGCGTCGTGGCCGGAGCTTGGATCTTGCAGCTGTTGTCGTTCAATCTTTATCAACCAGGAGCCAATGGATTTCTGGTGATGACCGGTTGTCTCTGTGTTGCTTCTGCGCTGGATCTCTTGAATCGGCCCTGGCAGGTGCTTTCGCTGCCTCGACGTCTTTGGATGAGTGCACTGGTTTATGCCGGTGGGTATGGCACTTATCGCTTACTGATTGCCCTGTTTTTTGAGCACAGGCTCAATGGTTATGCCATCAGTTCGGCTGAATTGAAGCCGTTGGATGCTTCCTTGCCGCTGGAAGTATTCAAGTCCGCCATTGAGCCATTGCAGCAGTTGCTGAGAGATTTTGGCCATTGGCCCCTCGTGCTGCCTTTTCTGCTGCTTGGCTTTGTCTACGTGGCTTTAGTGATCCAGTGGAGATCTTGGAAGGTGGCTCTAAGCGCTGTGACCGCGTTGTTGTTGGTGGCTCTTGTTGCGCCTGGAGGGATGCTGCTGTTAAGCGAATCGTTTGTGCGACATCCGCGTGTTTTGCTCTATTTCGGTCCGCTGCTCACCAGCGTGATTCTCCAGTTGCTGGCGCTGTCGCGACTGGTGGAACGTCCTCTTTGGAGACTTGGAGTGATCCCGATGATCTGGCTGATGGTGGTTGTGTCATATGCCTACGGCCATGCTTTTGCTGCTCAGGGTCGTTTTGAGCAGAGTCGTCTATCGCGGATCGTGGGCGCAGCCTCCGTGCTTCAAGCTCGCGCACCTGAGAAACACCTGCGCGCCCTGGCGGTGGAAGGCACAATGCCCCGCTCCCCAGTTTTGCAAAATACGGCGAAGAAATTCCCACTGATTGATCGATTGATTCCGCCTTTGTTGGATGGCAATACCACATTTTCGATGACTCAGCTGCGGCTACATGGTTTGCAGTTTGAGCAACGCAGGCCAAGTCAATTGAAAACCTCAGGATCAGATCAATGTGAACCATCTATCGATGCGATCTGCACAAGTGAATTTTCACTGCAACGCATTGGAGATCGCGATTTGCTGCTGCAGCTCAACCCGAAACTCGCTTCGAAACGTCCTCGCACCTGA